One window of Oscillibacter hominis genomic DNA carries:
- a CDS encoding cation:proton antiporter codes for MSYHYLLDLALIILSTKLLGLVTQRIQMPQVVGALLAGLILGPACLNILGETAFLTQLSEMGVIVLMFTAGLGTDVQELKRSGKAGFLVALLGVLVPLVMGTCLAWLAGRTGMIDYGGFLEAVFVGTILTATSVSITVETLRELGKLETTVGNTILAAALIDDVLGLIALTLVSSLAGSGERISLVLLKILLFFVFVAVASLVVLWFFRWLVFCGKGQNLRRYPVLAFVLCLLMAYCSEEFFGVADITGAYAAGLMISCTPKAKYIESKFEPLSYLLLTPVFFASIGINVELPRMDGSLILFSLLLLVVSVLSKLAGCGLGARFCRFDKRESMQVGVGMVCRGEVALIVANRGLALGVLSSAMMTPVIITVIGGTILTPVLLKLAFQSPSKPEASSLLDHYQETEQLDYVSEQLLEENRKGLESGRKQPD; via the coding sequence ATGTCGTATCACTATTTGTTGGACCTGGCTCTCATTATTCTCAGCACAAAGCTTTTGGGGTTGGTGACCCAGCGGATACAGATGCCCCAGGTGGTGGGCGCGCTGCTGGCGGGCCTGATTTTAGGCCCTGCCTGCCTGAACATACTGGGAGAGACGGCGTTTCTCACGCAGCTCTCAGAAATGGGCGTCATCGTCCTGATGTTCACCGCCGGCCTGGGGACAGACGTCCAGGAGCTCAAGCGCAGCGGCAAGGCGGGCTTCTTAGTGGCCCTGCTTGGCGTTCTGGTGCCGCTGGTGATGGGCACCTGCCTTGCCTGGCTGGCCGGGCGGACCGGAATGATCGATTATGGCGGCTTCTTGGAGGCTGTGTTTGTGGGCACCATCCTTACCGCCACCTCGGTGAGCATTACGGTGGAGACCCTCCGTGAGCTGGGAAAGCTGGAGACCACGGTGGGCAACACCATTCTTGCAGCCGCGCTGATCGACGATGTCCTGGGCTTGATCGCCCTGACTCTGGTCAGCTCCCTGGCTGGCAGCGGGGAGCGCATTTCCCTGGTCCTTTTGAAAATCCTGCTGTTTTTTGTGTTCGTGGCGGTGGCCAGCCTGGTGGTGCTGTGGTTTTTCCGCTGGCTGGTATTCTGCGGAAAGGGTCAGAACCTCCGCCGCTATCCGGTTTTGGCCTTTGTCCTGTGCCTTCTGATGGCCTATTGCTCTGAGGAGTTTTTTGGCGTGGCGGATATCACCGGCGCCTACGCAGCGGGATTGATGATCTCCTGCACGCCAAAGGCCAAATACATTGAGTCCAAATTTGAGCCGCTGTCCTACCTGCTGCTCACCCCGGTCTTTTTCGCCAGCATCGGCATCAACGTGGAGCTGCCGCGGATGGATGGTTCGCTGATCCTGTTCTCGCTGCTGCTGTTGGTTGTCTCGGTCCTCTCCAAGTTGGCGGGCTGCGGGCTGGGCGCCCGTTTTTGCCGGTTTGACAAGCGGGAGAGCATGCAGGTGGGCGTGGGCATGGTATGCCGCGGCGAGGTGGCCCTGATTGTGGCAAACCGGGGCCTTGCCTTGGGCGTGCTCAGCTCCGCCATGATGACGCCTGTGATCATCACGGTGATCGGCGGCACCATTTTGACGCCGGTGCTGCTGAAACTGGCCTTCCAGTCTCCCTCCAAGCCGGAGGCCAGCTCCCTGCTGGATCACTACCAGGAGACGGAGCAGTTGGACTATGTGTCTGAACAGCTGTTGGAGGAAAACCGGAAGGGACTGGAGAGCGGCCGTAAGCAGCCCGATTGA